One Mucilaginibacter ginkgonis genomic region harbors:
- a CDS encoding SOS response-associated peptidase — MCGRVLISEIKGGTEQTGIRGEAGQSKAGKSGNPGSMLPVVTDAMPTKVQYYRWGLLRTWDNEIHSRYKHARVETLQNLPTFKDLVGHNHCVTKVDGYFEFNRASKELYYITNADGSPLYLAGLWDIWMDIDTNVLIPTFTMITTEPNAAISEIHDRMPVMLKRSEVSTWLNSRLPVQQRLALLQQPYTAELKICLASERDK; from the coding sequence ATGTGCGGAAGGGTTTTAATAAGCGAAATTAAAGGCGGTACCGAACAAACAGGCATCCGTGGCGAGGCCGGGCAAAGCAAGGCAGGCAAAAGCGGAAATCCCGGGTCTATGCTGCCTGTAGTGACTGATGCCATGCCAACCAAGGTGCAGTATTACCGCTGGGGATTGCTGCGCACATGGGATAACGAGATCCACTCGCGCTATAAACATGCACGTGTAGAAACACTGCAAAACCTGCCTACCTTTAAAGACCTGGTTGGCCATAACCATTGCGTTACCAAAGTGGATGGTTACTTTGAGTTCAACCGCGCGTCGAAAGAACTGTATTACATCACCAACGCAGATGGCAGCCCGCTCTATCTTGCCGGATTATGGGATATCTGGATGGACATCGATACGAACGTATTGATCCCAACTTTTACCATGATCACTACAGAACCTAACGCGGCCATTAGCGAAATACATGACCGTATGCCGGTTATGCTTAAACGCAGTGAAGTAAGCACATGGCTAAACTCCCGCCTGCCTGTTCAACAGCGTCTGGCTTTGTTACAGCAGCCATACACGGCAGAACTTAAGATCTGCCTGGCATCTGAGCGGGACAAATAA
- a CDS encoding non-canonical purine NTP diphosphatase → MPHKLVFATNNHHKLEEVAAKIGSAFTLLTLDDIGCTEDIAETGKSFEENASLKSKYVSAHYDYNCFGDDSGLEIDALNGEPGIFSARYAGTHGDHTANIEKVLNQMQGTENRKARFRTVISLIWNGAEYFFEGKIEGSIRGELSGAGGFGYDPIFQPDGYDITFAEMSLDEKNKISHRGKAVENLVEFLKQQ, encoded by the coding sequence ATGCCGCATAAACTGGTATTCGCTACCAACAACCACCATAAGCTAGAAGAGGTTGCCGCTAAAATTGGCAGCGCTTTTACCCTGCTTACCCTCGATGATATTGGCTGCACCGAAGACATTGCCGAGACTGGTAAAAGTTTCGAGGAAAACGCATCTTTAAAATCTAAATACGTATCTGCCCATTACGATTACAACTGCTTTGGCGACGACAGTGGTCTGGAGATCGATGCTTTGAATGGTGAGCCGGGGATATTTTCGGCGAGGTATGCCGGCACGCATGGCGATCATACCGCCAATATAGAGAAGGTGCTTAACCAAATGCAAGGGACTGAAAACCGTAAGGCCCGCTTCCGCACGGTGATATCTCTGATTTGGAACGGTGCCGAATATTTTTTTGAAGGCAAGATTGAGGGAAGCATCCGAGGCGAATTATCTGGCGCTGGCGGTTTTGGTTACGACCCCATCTTTCAGCCCGACGGTTATGATATCACTTTCGCTGAAATGTCGCTCGACGAGAAAAACAAAATCAGTCACCGCGGAAAAGCGGTTGAGAACTTGGTGGAGTTTTTAAAACAGCAGTAG
- a CDS encoding cupin domain-containing protein has product MRKYPMPFPTLKPTIVLPVFIRSCALAFEKRRSFRLWLMLFPPMHVHNREDEMFCVLEGEVIFQIEDKKYHAKKGDTVFAPRQLSYRFMIQSEEARMLVTLTPGKFADFFLEQSIPTIGEPRTIAPQGPPPPEAIQYMIEHLRAEYDVHFIAG; this is encoded by the coding sequence ATGCGAAAATATCCAATGCCCTTTCCGACGCTTAAGCCCACCATTGTTTTGCCTGTCTTCATCCGAAGCTGCGCGCTGGCGTTTGAAAAACGCAGAAGTTTTAGACTGTGGTTGATGTTGTTCCCGCCCATGCATGTTCATAACCGCGAGGACGAAATGTTTTGCGTACTGGAAGGCGAAGTAATTTTCCAGATAGAAGATAAAAAATATCACGCAAAAAAAGGCGACACGGTATTTGCACCACGCCAACTATCGTATAGGTTTATGATCCAAAGCGAAGAGGCGCGTATGCTGGTTACTTTAACACCAGGTAAATTCGCCGATTTCTTCTTGGAACAAAGTATACCAACCATCGGCGAACCGCGTACCATAGCACCTCAAGGCCCGCCGCCACCGGAGGCGATTCAATACATGATAGAGCATTTACGTGCCGAGTATGACGTGCATTTTATAGCGGGATAA
- a CDS encoding LexA family protein, translating to MLRFKKQKVSRAVKGFRLPTIEYEEDMLDIADKIVVDADNTYYMQMDSDAMIAHGIYKGSLLAVDKTLNAAHGCIVVAFLNGEWFVRQYNCQNEQVSLKGSQPHHTINISKGDTLTIWGVVTVTVSCMLPKTMLKGKYRDVCAC from the coding sequence ATGCTTCGTTTTAAAAAGCAAAAGGTTTCACGTGCAGTAAAAGGTTTCAGATTGCCGACTATAGAGTATGAAGAAGACATGCTGGATATCGCGGATAAGATCGTTGTGGATGCCGATAATACTTATTACATGCAAATGGACAGCGATGCCATGATAGCACACGGTATTTACAAAGGCAGTTTGCTGGCGGTTGATAAAACACTTAATGCCGCGCATGGCTGCATAGTAGTTGCTTTTTTAAACGGTGAATGGTTTGTGCGTCAATACAATTGCCAAAACGAGCAGGTTAGCCTTAAAGGATCGCAGCCTCATCATACCATAAATATTTCTAAAGGCGATACGCTAACGATCTGGGGCGTGGTTACCGTAACCGTAAGTTGCATGTTACCTAAAACCATGCTCAAAGGAAAGTACAGGGATGTTTGCGCATGTTGA
- a CDS encoding peptidylprolyl isomerase, with product MKRSVITLVSILLLAAGANAQRTVDKIAGVVGSSIILKSDIEMQYARYTAEGGAANPNIKCQVMQNLITQKILAAQAVIDSVTVKEDEVDSEIDRRMRTMTARAGGQERLEQFLGRSVIQYKDEIRNEVREGMVADRMRSKITEKISVTPQDVTNYYSKIPKDSLPTFNKEVEIGEIVFNPTLTKEEKDYARQKTEDLRNRVKKGEDFGTLARLYSQDPGSAPEGGDLGFGERGGYVKEFSAMAFKLKAGEISPVFETEFGYHFLQVIERRGEQVHVRHILIIPTITQASVDRSKAKADSIYDLLTRNKNIVFSSAASVYSDDKETKYNGGMMLNADNVQARSTFIPTDKLDPQMALVVDTMKVGEVSKPLLYAGQDGKKSYRVLYLKSVTDAHKANLAQDFPKLKEVAYQEKLNRGMSEWFEKKRKGTFIHIDPEYQSCSILKRWIDTPTVAAKQ from the coding sequence ATGAAAAGATCAGTAATAACTTTAGTTTCTATACTGCTGTTAGCGGCAGGCGCAAATGCGCAGCGCACAGTTGATAAGATAGCCGGCGTGGTTGGCAGCAGCATTATTTTAAAAAGCGATATAGAAATGCAGTATGCCCGTTATACCGCGGAAGGCGGCGCTGCAAACCCCAACATTAAGTGCCAGGTGATGCAGAATTTGATCACCCAAAAAATACTGGCGGCGCAGGCCGTGATCGATAGCGTTACCGTAAAGGAAGATGAAGTTGACAGCGAAATAGACCGCCGCATGCGTACCATGACTGCCCGTGCGGGCGGACAGGAGCGTTTAGAGCAGTTTTTAGGCCGATCTGTTATCCAATACAAAGACGAAATACGTAACGAAGTGCGAGAAGGCATGGTTGCTGATCGTATGCGGTCTAAGATCACCGAAAAGATTAGCGTAACCCCGCAAGACGTTACAAATTACTACAGCAAGATCCCGAAAGATAGCTTGCCAACCTTTAATAAAGAGGTTGAGATCGGCGAGATAGTTTTTAATCCAACCCTGACGAAGGAAGAGAAAGACTACGCGCGCCAAAAAACAGAAGACCTGCGCAACCGCGTAAAAAAAGGCGAAGACTTTGGTACGTTGGCGCGCTTATATTCGCAAGACCCGGGTTCTGCACCAGAGGGTGGTGATTTGGGTTTTGGCGAGCGCGGTGGTTACGTGAAGGAGTTTAGCGCAATGGCGTTTAAGCTTAAAGCGGGCGAAATTTCACCGGTCTTTGAAACAGAGTTTGGATACCACTTTTTACAGGTAATCGAACGACGCGGCGAGCAAGTGCATGTTAGGCACATCCTGATCATCCCGACTATAACGCAGGCCAGCGTAGACCGTTCTAAAGCAAAGGCCGATAGTATATACGACTTGCTGACCAGAAACAAGAACATCGTTTTTTCGAGCGCGGCATCTGTATACTCTGACGATAAAGAAACAAAATATAACGGCGGTATGATGCTGAACGCGGATAACGTTCAGGCACGTTCTACCTTTATCCCAACTGATAAACTGGACCCTCAAATGGCCTTAGTTGTGGATACCATGAAAGTAGGTGAGGTATCAAAACCGTTATTGTACGCCGGCCAGGATGGAAAAAAAAGCTACCGGGTTCTTTACTTAAAATCTGTTACAGACGCGCATAAGGCAAATCTTGCGCAGGATTTTCCAAAATTGAAGGAGGTTGCTTACCAGGAAAAATTAAACCGCGGTATGAGCGAGTGGTTTGAGAAAAAGCGTAAAGGAACCTTTATACATATCGATCCGGAGTACCAGTCGTGTTCTATCCTGAAACGTTGGATAGACACCCCAACCGTTGCCGCTAAACAATAA
- a CDS encoding Y-family DNA polymerase has product MFAHVDINNFYASCQRLFRPELEGKIIVVLSNNDGCVIARSDEAKALGIKMGDAEFQVRDLLNKNGAYIFSSNYALYADMSARMMNNLARYTYMLMVYSIDECFMAIDHMPGVDLEEYIANMRDAVVQNTGLPITIGVGKTASLAKFANRAAKRARKKYMVLDTMDKVDAIINDFDIEDLWGVGFSYYKKLTAAGIMTAGDFRRQEPGWVQKQMTIQGLRLWRELWGEQCHVLNDLFERSKAICSSKSFNTYQTELCYLEEAIATYTATVASKLRVQESMALNINVFLRTNKHRKDHDQYYPSITLKLPFSSNSTAELTKVALQALRAIYTPGYYYMKGGVTAIGIVPAGEVQYDVFTEYQGERQTELSGLMDKINARYGKGTLRVAIEGYKKHWIMKQDYLSPNYTTRWQDIIKPI; this is encoded by the coding sequence ATGTTTGCGCATGTTGATATAAATAACTTTTATGCCTCTTGTCAGCGCCTGTTCAGGCCGGAATTAGAGGGTAAGATAATCGTGGTGCTAAGCAATAACGACGGCTGCGTTATTGCCCGCTCTGACGAAGCTAAGGCATTAGGTATCAAAATGGGCGATGCCGAGTTTCAGGTGCGCGACCTGCTGAACAAAAATGGCGCGTACATTTTTAGCAGCAACTACGCGCTGTATGCCGACATGAGCGCGCGCATGATGAACAACCTGGCACGCTACACCTACATGCTGATGGTTTACAGTATAGACGAGTGCTTTATGGCAATAGACCACATGCCCGGCGTCGATCTGGAAGAGTACATTGCTAACATGCGGGATGCTGTAGTTCAAAACACAGGGCTGCCTATTACCATTGGCGTAGGCAAAACGGCATCATTGGCAAAATTTGCAAACCGTGCTGCTAAACGCGCCAGGAAAAAGTATATGGTACTCGACACCATGGACAAGGTTGACGCCATCATCAATGATTTCGATATAGAAGACTTATGGGGTGTAGGCTTTTCTTACTATAAAAAGTTGACCGCGGCGGGAATAATGACAGCAGGTGATTTTCGCCGTCAGGAGCCGGGCTGGGTGCAAAAGCAAATGACCATACAGGGATTGCGACTGTGGCGCGAACTGTGGGGCGAGCAATGCCACGTGCTGAACGACCTTTTTGAACGCTCAAAAGCTATTTGTTCCAGCAAAAGTTTTAATACTTATCAAACCGAATTGTGTTACCTGGAAGAAGCCATTGCCACCTATACGGCGACTGTGGCAAGCAAGCTGCGCGTGCAGGAGAGCATGGCACTCAATATCAACGTGTTTTTACGTACCAATAAGCACCGTAAAGACCATGATCAATACTATCCTTCCATCACCCTAAAGCTTCCGTTTTCGTCAAACAGTACTGCCGAATTAACCAAGGTTGCTTTGCAGGCTTTGCGGGCCATTTACACGCCGGGTTATTATTATATGAAGGGCGGGGTAACGGCTATTGGAATCGTTCCGGCTGGCGAGGTGCAGTATGATGTGTTTACCGAGTACCAAGGTGAGCGGCAAACCGAGTTATCGGGTCTGATGGACAAGATCAATGCGCGGTATGGTAAGGGTACTTTACGCGTTGCGATAGAGGGTTACAAAAAGCATTGGATAATGAAACAGGACTATTTAAGCCCTAATTATACCACACGCTGGCAGGATATTATCAAACCGATTTGA
- a CDS encoding MBL fold metallo-hydrolase, whose amino-acid sequence MKIYKYLHSCLVFEEDGFKLLIDPGKFSFAEGLISPEDFRDVNAIIVTHNHPDHLDADILKSIVGLSGAPVHTNGQVSEEINKAGINSKILRDGENIIGPFILNAFEVEHEPLLDSPTPQMTALVLNGKVLHPVDSFEQKMQQYQDIELLLLPVMAPFTTEIAVADFADELQPKQILPVHDGYAKEFFLKQRYENYSKHFEKQGIRFHQPIKPGDFVELN is encoded by the coding sequence ATGAAAATTTATAAATACCTGCATTCATGCCTCGTTTTTGAGGAAGACGGTTTTAAACTATTGATAGATCCCGGTAAATTTTCTTTTGCCGAAGGGTTGATTAGCCCCGAAGATTTTAGAGATGTGAACGCGATCATCGTGACCCACAACCACCCCGACCATCTGGACGCGGACATCTTGAAATCAATTGTCGGATTAAGCGGCGCACCGGTGCATACCAATGGACAGGTGTCCGAAGAGATTAACAAAGCCGGAATAAACAGTAAAATACTAAGGGACGGAGAAAATATTATCGGGCCATTTATACTTAATGCTTTTGAAGTGGAACACGAGCCATTATTAGATAGCCCGACACCGCAGATGACCGCCTTGGTTTTGAACGGCAAAGTGCTGCACCCTGTCGATTCGTTTGAACAAAAGATGCAGCAATATCAGGACATCGAATTGTTGTTGTTGCCGGTTATGGCGCCATTTACCACAGAAATAGCTGTTGCCGATTTTGCTGATGAGTTGCAACCCAAGCAAATATTACCCGTGCATGATGGTTACGCTAAAGAGTTCTTTTTAAAACAGCGTTATGAGAACTATAGCAAGCATTTTGAAAAACAAGGCATCAGGTTTCATCAGCCAATAAAGCCCGGCGATTTTGTTGAACTTAATTAA
- a CDS encoding CocE/NonD family hydrolase, which translates to MKNILLVAIAVLITAPLFAQPGPGADAAYVKENFTKYEYSIPMRDGKKLFTSVYVPKDQSKKYPFMMDRTCYSVAPYGADKYRPSLGPSTQFLHDGYIFVYQDVRGRWMSEGIYEEMTPELEDHKTNKDVDEGTDTYDTIDWLLKNIPNNNGKVGVWGISYPGFYTTTALLSRHPALVAASPQAPIADLWRDDGWHNGAFMLVANFGFYPGFTNRQDDKPTQRRGGRFDMGTDDGYEFFMRLGPTRNTNDKYFKDTIRLWNEMMDHPDYDKHWQDRNVLTHLHDIKTAVLVTGGWYDAEDLYGAINTYKTLVKKNPATPVYFAMGPWVHGGWSRGAGDHLGDVDFGGPTGPFYRENIEFKFFSHYLKGTELDLPKVNTFETGENKWKTYKTWPPKEAEEKNLYLLPNGKLAFNAPAGTRDTFEQFVSDPKHPVPFIGGIDGDMKREYMTGDQRFASQRPDVLTWQTDVLNKDITLAGNIWANLKVAITGTDADWIVKVIDVYPDSTKNNKWTGKETFLSGYQQMVRSEAMRGKYRNNVSKPKPFVPGKVTPVNFELQDVLHTFKKGHRIMMQVQSTWFPLIDRNPQKFVDIMKARESDFQKATHKVYTSKANPSFLKVRVID; encoded by the coding sequence ATGAAAAATATCCTTCTTGTCGCTATTGCTGTTCTTATCACCGCGCCTTTATTTGCCCAGCCCGGGCCTGGCGCTGACGCCGCTTATGTGAAAGAGAACTTTACCAAGTATGAGTATAGCATACCTATGCGCGATGGCAAGAAGCTATTCACATCGGTATACGTGCCAAAGGATCAATCGAAAAAATATCCGTTTATGATGGACCGTACCTGTTACAGCGTAGCGCCGTACGGGGCGGATAAATACAGGCCAAGCTTGGGGCCATCTACACAGTTTTTGCATGACGGCTATATTTTTGTATATCAAGATGTGCGCGGCCGCTGGATGAGCGAAGGTATTTATGAAGAAATGACGCCTGAATTGGAGGATCATAAAACCAATAAAGATGTCGACGAAGGCACCGATACTTACGATACTATAGACTGGCTGTTAAAAAACATTCCCAATAACAACGGAAAAGTGGGTGTATGGGGTATTTCATACCCCGGCTTTTATACAACAACTGCCCTGCTAAGCCGGCACCCCGCTTTAGTTGCGGCTTCGCCGCAGGCGCCTATTGCAGACCTGTGGCGCGACGACGGCTGGCATAACGGCGCGTTTATGCTGGTTGCCAACTTTGGTTTTTATCCTGGCTTCACCAATCGACAGGACGATAAACCAACCCAACGCCGCGGCGGCAGGTTTGACATGGGCACCGATGATGGCTACGAGTTTTTTATGCGCCTGGGCCCTACTCGCAACACCAACGACAAATACTTTAAGGATACCATTCGTTTGTGGAACGAGATGATGGATCACCCCGACTACGACAAGCATTGGCAAGACCGTAACGTCCTTACTCATCTGCACGATATAAAGACGGCAGTTTTAGTTACCGGCGGTTGGTATGACGCCGAAGATCTTTACGGGGCGATAAATACCTACAAAACCCTGGTTAAGAAAAATCCTGCTACACCTGTTTATTTTGCTATGGGCCCATGGGTACATGGTGGCTGGTCGCGCGGCGCGGGTGACCACTTGGGCGATGTAGACTTTGGCGGGCCAACAGGGCCGTTCTATCGTGAAAACATCGAATTCAAATTCTTTAGCCATTATTTAAAAGGGACAGAGCTAGACCTTCCCAAAGTGAACACATTCGAGACGGGAGAAAATAAATGGAAAACTTACAAAACCTGGCCGCCAAAAGAAGCTGAAGAGAAAAACCTGTATTTACTGCCGAACGGCAAATTAGCCTTCAATGCACCTGCAGGGACAAGAGATACCTTTGAACAATTCGTTTCAGATCCTAAACATCCCGTTCCGTTTATTGGCGGTATTGACGGCGACATGAAGCGCGAATACATGACCGGCGATCAGCGCTTTGCCTCGCAACGGCCTGATGTGTTAACCTGGCAAACGGATGTCCTTAACAAAGATATTACTCTTGCCGGTAATATATGGGCAAATTTAAAGGTAGCCATTACCGGCACCGATGCAGATTGGATTGTTAAAGTAATTGACGTTTACCCGGACTCGACCAAAAACAATAAGTGGACAGGTAAGGAGACTTTTCTGTCGGGCTATCAGCAAATGGTGCGGAGCGAAGCAATGCGGGGCAAGTACCGGAACAATGTTTCAAAGCCGAAGCCTTTTGTGCCGGGTAAAGTTACACCCGTAAATTTTGAGTTGCAGGACGTGCTGCACACGTTTAAGAAAGGCCACCGCATTATGATGCAGGTACAAAGCACATGGTTCCCGTTAATAGACCGTAACCCGCAAAAGTTTGTTGATATCATGAAAGCGCGTGAAAGCGACTTCCAAAAGGCAACGCACAAGGTTTATACCTCTAAAGCCAACCCAAGCTTTTTGAAGGTTCGGGTGATAGACTAG
- a CDS encoding AAA family ATPase, which produces MLVNYANEVEAADGLRQSYETIRKEIAKVIVGQDDVIKSVLVAIFSNGHCLLVGVPGLAKTLLVQTVARVLDLDFNRIQFTPDLMPSDIIGSEILGENRAFKFIKGPVFSNIILADEINRTPPKTQAALLEAMQEKSVTASGVTHKLQQPFFVLATQNPIEQEGTYPLPEAQLDRFMFNVSLDYPTFAEELQVVRNTTGTSVSEVNKVLNAEQIIYFQQLVRNIPVTDNVLEYAVRLAAKTRPQGELATPAVKRLLTWGAGPRASQFLVLGAKCHAVISGKYSPDIEDVQAVAKAILRHRIVRSYQAEAEGLSADQIIEQLF; this is translated from the coding sequence ATGCTTGTTAATTACGCTAACGAAGTGGAAGCGGCCGACGGCCTAAGGCAGTCGTACGAGACCATTAGAAAAGAGATAGCGAAAGTTATTGTCGGGCAGGACGATGTTATTAAGTCTGTACTTGTCGCCATTTTCAGCAATGGACATTGTTTGCTGGTGGGCGTACCAGGCTTGGCTAAAACCCTGTTGGTGCAAACTGTTGCGCGGGTGTTGGATCTGGATTTTAACCGCATCCAGTTTACGCCGGATCTGATGCCGAGCGATATCATAGGGTCTGAGATATTAGGAGAGAACCGCGCGTTTAAATTCATCAAAGGCCCTGTTTTTTCTAACATTATCCTTGCAGACGAGATCAACCGTACGCCACCTAAAACGCAGGCTGCATTATTGGAGGCGATGCAGGAGAAATCGGTTACCGCGTCGGGTGTTACACACAAATTGCAGCAGCCATTTTTCGTGCTTGCAACCCAAAACCCAATAGAGCAGGAGGGTACTTATCCTTTACCTGAAGCACAGTTAGATCGCTTTATGTTTAACGTGTCGTTGGATTACCCAACTTTTGCGGAAGAGTTACAGGTGGTAAGAAACACAACGGGTACATCAGTATCCGAAGTGAATAAAGTACTGAATGCAGAGCAGATCATTTACTTTCAGCAACTGGTACGCAATATTCCGGTGACAGACAATGTGCTGGAATACGCTGTAAGGCTTGCGGCCAAAACCCGCCCGCAGGGCGAGTTGGCAACACCTGCCGTTAAACGTTTGCTTACCTGGGGCGCAGGGCCAAGGGCGTCGCAGTTTTTAGTTTTAGGTGCCAAGTGCCACGCGGTCATCAGCGGTAAATATTCGCCCGATATAGAAGATGTGCAGGCCGTTGCTAAAGCGATTTTACGCCACCGCATTGTGCGCAGCTATCAGGCAGAAGCAGAAGGCCTTTCTGCAGATCAGATCATAGAGCAGTTGTTTTAG
- a CDS encoding TonB-dependent receptor — translation MQLKTLFSIVLIFILPLYLFANANVTGKVTDAKTGETLPGATVTLPQLNITTITDAKGQFNIKSLPQKGTYLIQVQYIGYKTIVRSVDISAVSSLNFAMEASIIETREVVITGTPISASSRNNSTSASSVSREDLLIPSTNLIDALAKQVPGVSQITTGAGISKPVIRGLGYNRVVTLMDGVKQQGQQWGDEHGIEIDQNQADRVEVLRGAASLIYGSDAIGGVINVLEPLSPSPGSIKGEVLSSYATNNGLTNSSVMLTGNQDGFVWRGRGSYQNAYSFKTPAGYYINSGYNNTSFSGMLGFNKSWGYSHLNFSYFKNNIGFYDSDPGDPLYTNDGTSRTLDYPRQDIRQYKIALNNNFILGSGNLKLDLGYQKNQRRELDSSVPGLFFDLNTYSLDAKYYLAAQNGWQPIIGISASEGHSLNKGTEFLIPAYDQTSVGAFGYIKKTWEQSTFNVGLRFDYVNNNGKALTLADGTQKFPGFKNNFSNVSAAAGYTHIFNEDLSFKANAGSAFRAPNPAELGSNGVHEGTSRYEIGNATLKPERSYQADAALEFGHNVITGSIGVYENYVHDYIYASGAKNDQITIVDDNGNPQTYDVYRYGQVNANLYGVEGSLNLHPTGFLHLDNSFSYTHAQNTSFDKPLPLIPAGVVHNTLRFEPKIKGLRDFYASIGLDNYFSQYRIDPTFETPTNSYTLLNAGIGATVKIGRQPLKLYISGNNLTNKAYYDALSRLRPGRLSQEDPTYGVYNPGRNITFGFYLPLNIK, via the coding sequence ATGCAATTAAAGACATTATTCAGCATTGTGCTGATATTTATATTACCGCTTTACCTTTTTGCCAACGCTAATGTTACAGGTAAAGTAACCGACGCCAAAACCGGCGAAACCTTACCGGGGGCAACAGTAACGCTTCCGCAGTTAAATATTACAACTATCACAGATGCCAAAGGGCAGTTCAATATAAAATCATTGCCGCAAAAGGGCACTTACCTTATCCAGGTACAATACATCGGCTATAAGACCATTGTAAGAAGTGTTGATATTTCAGCAGTTTCTTCGCTGAACTTTGCTATGGAAGCAAGTATCATCGAGACGCGCGAAGTGGTCATCACCGGCACGCCCATATCTGCCAGCAGCCGCAACAACAGCACATCGGCAAGCAGTGTATCGCGCGAGGATCTGCTTATACCGTCTACAAATTTGATTGACGCGTTGGCCAAACAAGTGCCTGGCGTAAGCCAGATCACTACAGGCGCGGGTATATCAAAACCGGTTATACGTGGCTTAGGCTACAACCGTGTAGTTACGCTGATGGATGGCGTGAAACAGCAAGGCCAGCAATGGGGCGATGAACATGGTATCGAGATAGACCAAAACCAGGCCGACCGTGTGGAGGTTCTGCGCGGAGCCGCATCGCTGATTTATGGTTCTGACGCCATTGGTGGTGTTATCAATGTTCTGGAGCCATTGTCACCGTCGCCGGGCAGCATTAAGGGCGAAGTGCTGAGCAGCTATGCCACCAATAACGGTTTGACAAACAGTTCGGTAATGCTTACAGGTAACCAGGATGGTTTTGTTTGGCGTGGCCGCGGATCATATCAAAACGCGTATTCATTTAAAACCCCTGCCGGATACTACATTAACAGCGGCTATAACAACACCAGCTTTAGCGGTATGTTAGGCTTCAATAAAAGCTGGGGCTATTCGCATTTAAACTTCTCTTACTTTAAGAACAACATTGGTTTTTACGACTCGGATCCGGGCGATCCGTTGTATACCAATGATGGAACCAGCCGTACGTTAGATTATCCTCGCCAGGACATCAGGCAATACAAGATCGCGCTGAACAATAACTTTATATTGGGATCGGGTAATTTAAAACTTGACTTAGGTTACCAAAAAAACCAGCGCCGAGAGTTAGACTCGTCCGTACCGGGCTTGTTCTTTGACCTGAACACCTATTCCTTAGACGCCAAATATTACCTGGCAGCGCAAAACGGATGGCAACCGATTATCGGTATTAGCGCCAGCGAAGGTCATAGCTTAAACAAAGGCACAGAGTTCCTGATCCCAGCTTACGACCAAACATCTGTCGGGGCGTTCGGCTACATCAAAAAAACATGGGAACAAAGCACCTTTAACGTAGGCCTGCGTTTCGATTACGTAAATAACAACGGTAAGGCATTAACACTGGCAGACGGCACACAGAAGTTCCCGGGTTTTAAAAACAACTTTAGCAATGTAAGCGCCGCGGCAGGTTATACCCATATTTTTAACGAGGACTTAAGTTTTAAAGCTAATGCTGGATCCGCGTTTCGCGCACCAAACCCGGCCGAATTAGGCTCGAACGGTGTGCATGAGGGGACCAGCAGGTATGAGATCGGTAACGCGACTTTAAAACCCGAACGCAGCTACCAGGCAGACGCGGCATTAGAATTTGGACACAACGTAATTACGGGCAGCATTGGCGTGTACGAAAACTATGTGCATGATTATATCTATGCTTCGGGTGCTAAAAATGACCAGATCACGATTGTGGATGATAACGGCAACCCGCAAACCTATGATGTATATCGCTACGGGCAGGTTAATGCAAACCTTTATGGTGTTGAAGGCAGCCTGAATTTGCACCCAACCGGTTTCTTACACCTGGATAACAGCTTTAGCTATACCCACGCGCAAAACACATCGTTTGATAAACCGCTGCCGCTAATCCCCGCAGGAGTGGTGCATAACACCCTGCGCTTTGAGCCAAAAATTAAAGGTCTGCGCGATTTTTATGCATCAATCGGCCTGGACAATTACTTCAGCCAGTACCGTATAGATCCCACATTTGAGACACCGACAAACTCATATACCCTGTTAAACGCCGGCATTGGCGCAACAGTGAAAATAGGCCGCCAACCGTTGAAGCTCTACATTTCGGGTAATAACCTTACTAACAAAGCTTATTATGACGCGCTTAGCCGTTTAAGGCCGGGGCGTTTATCGCAGGAAGACCCGACGTATGGTGTTTACAACCCGGGCAGAAATATCACCTTTGGGTTTTATCTGCCGCTTAACATCAAATAA